Proteins encoded within one genomic window of Fusobacterium russii ATCC 25533:
- the cas7i gene encoding type I-B CRISPR-associated protein Cas7/Cst2/DevR, whose product MLNKGLTVTIIFEAESANYGESLGNVSSLKKVTRKDGEQHTYISRQAIRHNIMEQYGEELAKVEASGSGEKKVIQFAKDAKIDRYPEIDFFGYLKTEKGSSGKKRSAKVRLSNAISTEVFKSELDFLTNKGLADRLKEDMSIAQAEIHRSYYVYTLVADLDQIGIDENDNINLAAKEKARRVNKLMDTIAFLYRDIRGRRENLAPLFIIGGMYSVKNPIFENIVTVKGNKIPVTPIIDAMYGNFKEETFCGLVKGKFDNEQEILADLSASSVAKFFENIKLKVNDYYESN is encoded by the coding sequence ATGCTAAATAAGGGATTAACAGTAACAATAATATTTGAAGCTGAAAGTGCAAACTATGGTGAGAGTTTAGGAAATGTTTCAAGTTTAAAGAAAGTAACAAGAAAAGATGGTGAACAACATACTTATATTTCAAGACAAGCAATAAGACATAATATTATGGAGCAATATGGAGAAGAATTAGCTAAAGTTGAAGCTTCAGGAAGTGGAGAGAAGAAAGTTATTCAGTTTGCAAAGGATGCTAAGATAGATAGATATCCAGAAATTGATTTTTTTGGATATTTAAAAACAGAAAAAGGAAGTTCAGGTAAAAAACGTTCAGCAAAGGTTAGGTTATCAAATGCTATATCTACAGAAGTTTTTAAGTCTGAGCTGGATTTTTTGACAAATAAGGGGCTGGCAGATAGATTAAAAGAGGATATGAGTATAGCACAGGCAGAAATTCATAGATCTTATTATGTATATACATTGGTAGCAGATCTGGATCAAATAGGAATAGATGAAAATGATAATATAAATCTTGCGGCAAAGGAAAAAGCTAGAAGGGTTAATAAGTTAATGGATACAATAGCATTTTTATACAGAGATATAAGAGGGAGAAGAGAAAACTTAGCACCATTATTTATAATAGGTGGAATGTATTCAGTAAAAAATCCTATTTTTGAAAACATAGTTACAGTAAAGGGAAACAAAATTCCAGTTACTCCAATAATTGATGCCATGTACGGAAACTTCAAAGAAGAAACTTTTTGTGGCTTGGTAAAAGGAAAATTTGATAATGAACAAGAAATTTTAGCAGATTTATCAGCAAGCTCAGTAGCTAAATTTTTTGAAAATATAAAATTAAAGGTAAATGATTATTATGAAAGCAATTAA
- a CDS encoding CRISPR-associated helicase/endonuclease Cas3, whose product MYKKYLAKSNGETIQEHTDKLIEKMEDFNNLYPNVLNTKILKYLLHNACLYHDIGKVNENFQAIMRREKPNSINIPHGFLSLAYIDVKKFLSEIEEILKDELEKERNIEKFGAIISPKKYLNVLINAIAYHHERQIKIELEDIENEIGRLGNIKDFHYEKINIPKKLKLPNERYFSLDRRLIPRDDEQEFELVLLNYILIKGLLNKIDYCASSETDIEIEVQNDFLEESLKTLLKKWKKTNSEACWNELQQFMLENKDENVISIAQTGMGKTEAGLLWIGDQKGFFVLPIRTAINAIYQRIINEIVEEENIKKIGLLHSETYERYIEAYEEEGGEALNKYYLETKQLSLPFTVCTLDQLFDFVYMYGGSEVKLATLSYSKIVLDEIQMYSWNLLSYIINGLKSITKLGGKFAILTATFPPFIEDLLRENGIEFKKSKAYVKQDLMLRHSIKLIENEINVEIIRKLYNKNKILVICNTIKAAQRIYDELRIEIDEDELNLFHSKYIRRDKNKKEKEILEIGNKKSQKYGIWVTTQVVEASLDIDFDLLFTELSDLNGLFQRMGRCYRNREYDEKYKYNCYVYIEEENKKCSGIGAVIDDEIFYLSKELLKEKFLKSNENGEIKRKIYEDEKMKYVEELYSTNNLKSTNYYQQLKNSLDYISYLSPFEMEKKDAKQKFRDIIAFPVIPKNIYEENKDYIDELLNKNEFIRLNLKGNLEKEEKIELKIELRKNKNLIKDLSLNLEDKYFRNIEKVKEIILDKYQSISICECDYSNKYGFKANQKNKKWDSDNFI is encoded by the coding sequence ATGTATAAAAAATATTTAGCGAAGTCAAATGGTGAAACAATACAGGAACATACAGATAAGTTAATAGAAAAAATGGAGGATTTTAATAATCTATATCCTAATGTTCTCAATACTAAAATACTAAAGTATTTGTTGCATAATGCCTGTTTGTACCATGATATAGGGAAAGTGAATGAAAACTTTCAAGCAATTATGAGGAGGGAAAAGCCAAACTCAATTAATATTCCTCATGGTTTTTTAAGTTTAGCATATATTGATGTAAAAAAATTCTTAAGCGAAATAGAAGAGATACTAAAAGATGAATTAGAAAAGGAAAGAAATATAGAAAAATTTGGAGCCATAATAAGCCCAAAAAAGTATTTAAATGTACTTATTAATGCGATAGCTTATCATCATGAAAGACAAATAAAAATAGAATTGGAAGACATTGAAAACGAGATAGGAAGATTAGGAAATATAAAGGACTTTCATTACGAAAAAATAAATATACCTAAAAAGTTAAAATTACCTAATGAAAGATATTTTTCACTAGATAGACGTTTAATTCCAAGAGATGATGAGCAAGAATTTGAGCTAGTGCTACTTAACTATATATTAATAAAGGGCTTACTAAATAAAATAGATTACTGTGCAAGTTCTGAAACAGATATTGAAATTGAAGTTCAAAATGATTTCTTAGAAGAGAGTTTAAAGACTTTATTAAAAAAATGGAAAAAAACAAATAGTGAAGCCTGTTGGAATGAACTACAACAGTTTATGTTAGAAAATAAAGATGAAAATGTAATATCTATTGCTCAAACAGGTATGGGAAAGACTGAAGCAGGACTTTTATGGATAGGAGATCAGAAAGGTTTTTTTGTATTACCAATTAGAACAGCAATAAATGCAATATACCAAAGAATAATTAATGAAATTGTAGAGGAAGAAAATATAAAAAAAATTGGATTACTTCACTCCGAAACATATGAAAGGTATATAGAGGCTTATGAGGAAGAGGGAGGAGAAGCCTTAAATAAATATTATTTAGAAACAAAACAACTCTCTCTTCCTTTTACAGTTTGTACGCTGGATCAACTGTTTGATTTTGTCTATATGTATGGAGGTTCAGAGGTAAAATTGGCAACTTTATCCTATTCTAAAATAGTATTAGATGAGATTCAAATGTATTCTTGGAATTTGCTCTCTTATATAATAAATGGTTTGAAAAGTATAACAAAATTAGGAGGAAAGTTTGCAATATTAACAGCAACATTCCCGCCATTTATTGAAGATCTATTAAGAGAGAATGGGATTGAATTTAAAAAATCAAAAGCTTATGTAAAACAAGACTTAATGCTAAGACATAGTATTAAACTAATTGAGAACGAAATAAATGTAGAAATAATAAGAAAATTATATAATAAAAATAAAATTTTAGTCATTTGTAATACTATTAAAGCAGCACAAAGAATATATGACGAGTTGAGAATAGAAATAGATGAAGATGAATTAAACTTGTTTCATAGTAAGTATATAAGAAGAGATAAGAATAAAAAAGAAAAAGAGATTTTAGAAATAGGAAATAAAAAATCTCAAAAATATGGGATATGGGTTACAACACAAGTGGTTGAGGCATCCTTAGATATAGATTTTGATTTACTTTTTACAGAACTTTCAGATTTAAATGGACTATTTCAAAGAATGGGAAGATGTTATAGAAACAGGGAATATGATGAAAAATATAAGTATAACTGCTATGTATATATAGAAGAGGAAAATAAAAAATGTTCAGGTATTGGAGCTGTAATAGATGATGAAATCTTTTATTTATCAAAAGAACTATTAAAAGAAAAATTTTTAAAGAGCAATGAAAATGGAGAAATAAAAAGAAAAATATATGAAGATGAAAAAATGAAATATGTGGAAGAATTGTACTCAACAAACAATTTAAAATCTACTAATTACTATCAACAATTGAAAAATTCTTTAGACTATATTTCTTATTTATCTCCATTTGAAATGGAAAAAAAAGATGCTAAACAGAAATTTAGAGATATAATTGCCTTTCCAGTAATTCCAAAAAATATTTATGAAGAGAACAAAGACTATATAGATGAGCTTTTGAACAAAAATGAGTTCATTAGATTAAACTTAAAAGGAAATTTAGAAAAAGAGGAAAAAATAGAGTTAAAAATTGAACTAAGAAAAAATAAAAATTTAATAAAAGATCTTTCTCTAAATTTAGAAGATAAGTATTTCAGAAATATAGAGAAAGTCAAAGAAATTATATTGGATAAATATCAATCAATATCAATTTGTGAATGTGACTACAGCAATAAGTATGGTTTTAAAGCCAATCAAAAAAATAAAAAATGGGATAGTGATAATTTTATATGA
- the cas8a1 gene encoding type I-B CRISPR-associated protein Cas8b1/Cst1: MAKIVLKLDNWLYNSGLLGLYNILRESGEKSLEVENNIVSFDEEALNNFSKKYFTYLIKKYEKTLSWYKIISFKEKLEKIKEKLEKNLEEIEMTEIEELNSYIRDTLKFYIKSNSYLSAYEVIKTFSDVKFLDVQTIEKSINSIKFKKNENIIDKKTEIEEQINKIKEIISYFEIDKVKEQIAGKNIVYTIIKNFWDGLSFLNPQTKEKNIYVDYNLYFVEALKKYLEEDLSKYKHECFICDRKIKNFDSGLSFLNNIGFDIKRKSSHSWNFQNHIAVCPLCILVYSCIPAGFNFLPLNGNGIFINYNRNFRGLESINNKLYMEIYKPHEKKSSLTYRALMEAFEDEKLVSSEYELFDIQVIRYENEKYYFSMLSKKSIKILKESKEEFNKLIAKSYSEGNKTFWIYDETLKKIINNENLNLLIHKLLWNKITNQSGSYYSFFTIFNLIIINLKLIKNKEELMKEVDKKIYVFRDIGYNLRKKYIEKSDETSAKSKINTMAYKIMNGINTGDIDMVMSTIINSYMYVKEEIPGIVNELVSDSDKLKNYGYSFLIGLLGEKYNNDKKGEDENAK, translated from the coding sequence ATGGCAAAGATAGTTTTAAAATTAGATAACTGGTTATATAATTCAGGGCTGTTGGGCCTTTATAATATTTTAAGAGAATCTGGGGAGAAGAGTTTAGAAGTTGAAAATAATATAGTATCATTTGACGAAGAAGCTTTGAATAATTTTAGCAAAAAATATTTCACTTATCTGATAAAGAAATATGAAAAAACTTTATCTTGGTACAAAATTATTTCTTTTAAGGAGAAGCTTGAAAAAATAAAAGAAAAACTTGAGAAAAATTTAGAAGAAATAGAAATGACTGAAATAGAGGAATTAAATTCATATATAAGAGATACTCTTAAATTTTACATAAAGTCAAACAGTTATTTAAGTGCATATGAAGTTATAAAAACATTTTCTGATGTAAAATTTCTTGATGTTCAAACAATTGAAAAGAGCATAAATTCTATAAAGTTTAAGAAAAATGAAAATATTATTGATAAGAAGACAGAAATAGAAGAGCAAATAAATAAGATAAAAGAGATTATTAGTTATTTTGAAATAGATAAAGTAAAGGAACAGATAGCAGGAAAAAATATTGTATATACAATTATAAAGAATTTTTGGGATGGATTAAGCTTCCTAAATCCTCAAACAAAAGAAAAAAATATTTATGTAGATTATAATCTTTATTTTGTTGAAGCTTTAAAGAAGTACTTAGAAGAAGATTTAAGTAAATATAAACATGAATGCTTCATATGCGACAGAAAAATTAAGAATTTCGACAGTGGCCTTTCATTTTTGAACAATATTGGGTTTGATATAAAAAGGAAATCATCTCACTCTTGGAACTTTCAAAATCATATAGCTGTATGTCCACTTTGCATACTTGTTTATTCCTGTATTCCTGCAGGTTTTAATTTTTTACCATTAAATGGAAATGGAATTTTTATAAATTATAATCGTAATTTTAGGGGATTAGAAAGTATAAATAATAAATTGTATATGGAAATTTATAAACCTCATGAAAAGAAGTCATCTTTAACATATAGAGCTTTAATGGAAGCATTTGAGGATGAGAAACTAGTGTCATCCGAGTATGAACTTTTTGATATACAAGTTATAAGGTATGAAAATGAGAAATATTATTTTAGTATGCTTTCAAAAAAAAGTATTAAAATCTTAAAGGAGTCAAAAGAGGAGTTTAATAAATTAATAGCAAAGTCTTACTCAGAGGGGAATAAAACATTTTGGATTTATGATGAAACTTTAAAGAAAATAATAAATAATGAGAATTTAAATTTATTAATTCATAAATTATTATGGAATAAAATTACTAATCAGAGTGGAAGCTATTATAGTTTTTTTACAATTTTTAACCTAATTATAATAAATCTTAAATTAATAAAAAATAAGGAGGAGCTTATGAAGGAAGTAGATAAAAAAATATATGTTTTTAGGGATATTGGATATAATTTAAGAAAAAAATACATAGAAAAATCAGATGAAACTTCAGCAAAAAGTAAAATAAATACAATGGCTTACAAGATAATGAATGGAATAAATACTGGAGATATAGATATGGTTATGTCGACAATTATAAATTCATATATGTATGTAAAAGAAGAGATTCCAGGTATTGTAAATGAACTTGTATCAGACAGTGATAAGTTAAAAAATTATGGTTATTCATTCTTAATTGGCTTACTTGGTGAAAAATATAATAATGATAAAAAAGGAGAGGATGAGAATGCTAAATAA
- the cas2 gene encoding CRISPR-associated endonuclease Cas2, with the protein MYVILVYDIKADSDGARILRNVFKISKKYLSHIQNSVFEGELTPALLKKLEIELKKYIRKDLDSVIIFKSREQRWLDKEFWGYEDGKTSNFF; encoded by the coding sequence ATGTATGTAATACTTGTTTATGATATAAAAGCTGATTCAGACGGAGCAAGGATATTAAGGAATGTTTTTAAAATTTCAAAAAAATATCTGAGTCATATACAAAATTCTGTTTTTGAAGGAGAGTTAACACCAGCATTATTAAAAAAGTTAGAAATTGAGTTAAAAAAATATATAAGAAAAGACTTGGATTCTGTTATAATATTTAAAAGTCGTGAGCAAAGATGGTTAGATAAAGAATTTTGGGGATATGAAGATGGCAAAACTTCTAATTTTTTTTAA
- the cas5b gene encoding type I-B CRISPR-associated protein Cas5b, translated as MVNYKYPTSFQLKETYPLPPYSTVIGMIHNLCKYTSYVPMKVSIQGKYNSRVNDLSKRYEFAAGMTFDPTRHQLEIKNVDDKSYGVTTGISTAELLTNVELLVHIIPEDESRIEEIKKALENPWEYPSLGRREDIVILKEIRVVEIKEVELEEKKKLPENYAIYIPIKSLSDSIDFKSINQRSSGTIYKLTKNYILENYGTEKKPKYFRKWNKIEVIYSSKITALDEEYFYLDDEDNIVMPI; from the coding sequence ATGGTAAATTACAAGTATCCTACAAGTTTCCAATTAAAAGAAACTTATCCTCTTCCGCCTTATTCAACAGTAATAGGCATGATACATAATTTATGTAAGTATACGAGCTATGTTCCTATGAAGGTAAGTATTCAGGGGAAATATAACTCAAGAGTCAATGACTTATCAAAAAGATATGAATTTGCTGCTGGGATGACATTTGATCCAACAAGACACCAATTGGAAATAAAAAATGTGGATGATAAAAGCTATGGTGTGACAACAGGGATATCAACAGCAGAACTTTTAACAAATGTAGAGTTACTGGTTCATATAATTCCTGAAGATGAAAGTAGGATAGAAGAAATTAAAAAGGCTTTAGAAAATCCTTGGGAATACCCATCTCTAGGGAGAAGAGAAGATATTGTCATACTTAAAGAAATAAGAGTTGTAGAAATTAAAGAAGTTGAATTAGAAGAAAAAAAGAAGCTTCCAGAAAATTATGCAATTTATATACCAATAAAAAGTTTATCTGATTCAATAGATTTTAAAAGTATTAATCAAAGAAGTTCAGGCACTATCTATAAACTAACTAAAAATTATATATTGGAAAATTATGGGACAGAAAAGAAACCAAAATATTTCAGAAAATGGAATAAGATTGAAGTAATTTACTCTTCAAAAATAACAGCTTTAGATGAAGAATATTTTTATTTAGATGATGAGGATAATATTGTAATGCCAATATAA
- a CDS encoding DUF6602 domain-containing protein, with the protein MWEGIMTKFIEDIKDNYRNLEHELVTQLSYEVANNVTTGTNREEIWVDFFKRIIPKKFKIARSVFIIDSNSNCSKEVDIAIYDEQYTPYIFNYGNIKFIPIEAVAAVVQCKSKTIKTDILLKWVNSITALKTSDESIVRVATYVHIGNNKDNRTTPIQTATTPIKILCYISKIKTANKKNKAKDSFDIVIEAYQKKTHQRTNTQNLESTYSGNLNIVFKKNENLYDTLCQYNRGNQDYEDSNNSHEKLKERKISDYVIENKKEKYTLLSFIFQFNQMLMMINNPMFFPHIAYVRMFNERKEKIASE; encoded by the coding sequence GTGTGGGAGGGTATAATGACAAAATTTATTGAGGATATTAAGGATAATTACAGAAATTTGGAACATGAGTTGGTAACACAACTTAGCTATGAAGTTGCAAATAATGTTACTACTGGAACAAATAGAGAAGAGATTTGGGTAGATTTCTTTAAACGTATTATTCCTAAAAAATTTAAAATTGCACGTTCGGTTTTTATCATTGATTCTAATAGCAACTGTTCAAAAGAAGTGGATATCGCTATATATGACGAACAATATACACCCTATATCTTTAATTATGGAAATATCAAATTTATCCCAATTGAAGCAGTGGCAGCAGTAGTACAATGTAAAAGTAAGACGATAAAAACAGATATTTTATTGAAGTGGGTAAATTCTATTACTGCTTTAAAAACATCTGATGAGTCCATTGTGAGAGTGGCAACTTATGTTCATATTGGTAATAACAAGGACAATCGAACAACACCAATTCAAACAGCCACAACACCAATTAAGATACTATGTTATATCAGTAAAATTAAAACAGCAAATAAAAAGAATAAAGCGAAAGATTCTTTTGATATTGTAATTGAGGCTTATCAGAAAAAAACACACCAAAGAACAAATACACAAAATTTGGAATCTACCTATTCTGGGAATCTAAATATTGTATTTAAAAAGAATGAAAATTTATATGATACACTTTGTCAATATAATCGAGGAAACCAAGATTATGAAGATAGTAACAACTCTCATGAAAAATTAAAAGAAAGAAAAATATCAGATTATGTCATCGAAAATAAAAAAGAAAAATATACTTTGCTCTCATTTATTTTTCAATTCAATCAAATGTTGATGATGATTAACAATCCAATGTTTTTCCCACATATTGCTTATGTAAGAATGTTTAATGAAAGAAAGGAGAAGATTGCTAGTGAGTAA
- the cas6 gene encoding CRISPR-associated endoribonuclease Cas6 — MRLLIECSLENKEEISIPVDYRRKVLSFFKSVLEKNSLELKDKYYKENNLKDFTYSCYLPIKEIKDKKIYLSSNTFKIFFSTSEYNIFFDFYNSFQKSLLKDFNFAGYILNINSLTLVKEKKITTEEVVFKIISPIIVRDHNKENGKNWFYSLNETEGVEILKRNITSLLKDKFEKNDIDELEITPINIKKVISYYYNFKMEGNKGLIKIKAKKEILDYLYKAGFSSNRSAGYGYVDVV; from the coding sequence ATGAGGTTACTAATAGAATGTAGTTTAGAAAATAAGGAAGAAATAAGTATACCAGTAGACTACAGAAGGAAAGTATTATCATTTTTTAAAAGTGTTTTAGAAAAAAATAGTTTAGAGTTAAAAGATAAGTATTATAAAGAAAACAATTTAAAAGATTTCACATATTCCTGCTATCTACCCATTAAGGAAATAAAAGATAAAAAAATTTATCTTAGTAGTAATACTTTTAAGATATTTTTTAGTACATCAGAGTACAATATATTTTTTGACTTCTATAACTCATTTCAAAAAAGTTTGTTAAAAGATTTTAATTTTGCAGGCTATATTTTAAATATAAATTCTCTAACATTAGTAAAAGAGAAAAAGATTACAACAGAAGAAGTTGTATTTAAAATAATTTCCCCAATAATAGTGAGAGATCACAATAAAGAAAATGGTAAGAATTGGTTTTACAGTCTAAATGAAACTGAAGGAGTAGAAATATTAAAAAGAAATATAACTTCACTTTTAAAAGATAAATTTGAAAAAAATGATATCGATGAATTAGAGATAACGCCTATAAATATAAAAAAAGTAATTTCATATTACTATAATTTTAAAATGGAGGGGAATAAAGGATTAATAAAAATTAAAGCAAAAAAAGAAATACTTGATTATTTATACAAGGCAGGATTTTCAAGTAATAGATCTGCAGGCTATGGTTATGTAGATGTTGTATAA
- the cas1b gene encoding type I-B CRISPR-associated endonuclease Cas1b, with protein MDTSYYIFSNGSLKRKDNNITVETIDRKKDLKIETTRDIFLFGEMDLNTKCINFLGQNKIALHFFNYYGFYTGSFYPKEINVSGNLLIKQVEFTSNLKRLELAKEIIRGASHNIFRNLRYYNARGKDLEREIGEINYLRERIEEAKDISELMGIEGNIRKAYYSTWNKIINQEINFDKRVKRPPDNMVNTLISFINSLMYVSCLSEIYVTQLNPTISYLHSPSERRFSLCLDVSEVFKPLIVDRLIFTLLNKNIVTESDFEKESNFYYLKDKGRKKILELYDERLKKVIKHKDLGRNVSYRYLIRLECFKIIKHILSEKNYESFKMWW; from the coding sequence ATGGATACTTCATACTATATTTTTTCAAATGGTTCTTTAAAAAGGAAGGATAACAATATAACAGTTGAAACAATTGATAGAAAAAAAGATTTAAAAATAGAAACGACTAGAGATATATTTTTGTTTGGTGAAATGGATTTGAATACGAAATGCATAAATTTTTTAGGACAGAATAAAATAGCTCTTCATTTTTTTAATTATTATGGTTTTTATACAGGTAGCTTTTATCCAAAAGAAATAAATGTTTCTGGGAATTTATTGATAAAACAGGTAGAATTTACCTCTAATTTGAAGAGATTAGAACTTGCAAAAGAAATTATAAGAGGGGCTTCACACAATATCTTTAGAAATTTAAGATATTATAATGCTCGTGGAAAAGATTTGGAGAGAGAAATAGGAGAAATAAATTATCTACGTGAAAGAATTGAAGAAGCAAAAGATATTTCTGAGTTGATGGGAATAGAAGGGAATATAAGAAAAGCTTATTACTCCACTTGGAACAAAATAATAAATCAAGAAATAAATTTTGATAAAAGAGTTAAGAGACCTCCTGACAATATGGTGAATACCCTTATATCTTTTATAAATTCTCTGATGTATGTGAGCTGCTTAAGTGAAATATATGTAACACAGCTAAACCCAACAATAAGTTATCTACATAGTCCTAGTGAAAGAAGGTTCTCACTCTGTTTGGATGTTTCAGAGGTGTTTAAACCATTAATAGTAGATAGATTAATTTTTACACTTTTAAATAAAAATATAGTTACTGAATCTGATTTTGAAAAAGAATCAAATTTTTATTATTTAAAAGATAAAGGAAGGAAAAAAATATTGGAACTTTATGATGAAAGATTAAAAAAAGTAATAAAGCATAAAGACTTAGGAAGAAATGTTAGCTATAGATACCTTATTAGATTAGAGTGCTTTAAAATTATAAAGCATATATTATCTGAAAAAAATTATGAAAGTTTTAAGATGTGGTGGTAG
- the cas4 gene encoding CRISPR-associated protein Cas4 has translation MIGEKEEKVNISGVLVYYYFVCKRKIWLYSKEIRLESENQNVIIGKLIDENSYLREKKHILIDETINVDFIKNWKILHEIKKSRSIEEAAIWQLKYYLYFLKKRGILIEKGILDYPNLKIRKEIVLTEEDNLKIEKVLEEIREIISQKVPPKAEKIKICKNCAYYEYCFI, from the coding sequence ATGATAGGCGAAAAAGAAGAAAAGGTTAATATAAGTGGAGTTTTAGTATACTACTACTTTGTTTGTAAAAGAAAAATATGGCTGTATAGCAAGGAAATAAGATTGGAGTCTGAAAATCAAAATGTTATTATAGGAAAATTAATTGATGAAAATAGCTATCTTAGAGAAAAAAAGCATATTTTGATTGATGAAACAATCAATGTTGATTTTATAAAAAATTGGAAAATTCTACATGAAATAAAGAAATCAAGGAGTATTGAAGAGGCTGCTATATGGCAGTTAAAATATTATCTATATTTTTTAAAAAAGAGAGGAATATTGATTGAAAAAGGAATTTTAGACTATCCTAACCTAAAAATAAGAAAAGAAATTGTATTAACAGAAGAAGATAACTTAAAAATTGAAAAAGTACTGGAAGAAATAAGAGAAATAATTTCACAAAAAGTACCGCCAAAAGCAGAAAAAATCAAAATCTGTAAAAATTGTGCATACTATGAATATTGTTTTATTTAG